GGGAATCATTAGAAAGGAAGGAACTACTCCACTGTCTACCTCTTGATTAGTTTCTGAAAGTATTATGCTCTCAGAGATGAAGCAAAACAACTTGACAGTTATCTGTATTACATTTGCTTATTCGCTGAAGCACCTTGGAACCCACTGGTAACTaatcaatatttaattttgtatagaGCTGGGGTATTACAGGGCTGACACCTGTCAAATATATTCATCTTTTGGACAAAAGCAGGTTATCCTCAATGCTCTTCCTAAGTATCAATCTAAACAGTTTGCATTAAACCAATTTGATATGTATATCTTACTGTCAGAACTGTCAGGAAAACGAAAGCCTATGTTTGAGAAAAACCAGACTCTGGGCTCAGATCATACCTCTGTGAtaagtttgtgtttttaaattactgaaaattAAACAAGGTTTCTTAGAGTTGGAAAATTGGTAatccaaagaaacaagaaaaaaaaaaagaattaaagtgtCTCAATGTGTAGTAAAAATGAACCATGAATCAGTAGTTCTTTTAGTACCTAATGGTATGAGGTCTTATGCAAATCATTCTACTTGCTTTAAAAGGTTcacttaagggacttccctggtggcgcagtggctaagaatccacctgccaatgcaggggacacgggttccatccctggaccaggaagatcccacatgtcagggagcaactaagcctctgtgccacaactactgaagcctagagcccatgctccgcaacaagagaagccgccacacggagaagcccgtgcaccacagtggagagtagcccccactggccacagctagagaaagcccgcacacagcaatgaagacccaactcagccaataaataaataaataaaatatatatatatatataaagaggaTCACTTAATACCATAAAAAGGGACATCTTCCCGTCAGCCTTATCCCAATTGAAATAGAGAAAGGTGACTTCAAAGACCCAGGTAAGAGACAGTCTTGGCGGAGAGTCGCCGCGGTTTCCCGCTTCAGCGGTGCTCGGACGGAAGCCGGCGCTCGTGCTCCCCGCTGCCTCCTGCGGCCGGCCGCTCGGAGCCAGCCCCAGCCACCACCTCGCCTCACAGCGCCCTCCCACACCCGAGGTCCCCGCCGCCGCTCCAGCGCCGCGCGGCCGCCCGCCAGCACGACCGCGTCCCCCTCGCAGGTGCGCCGGAACCACCACCCGGACTCGGACGCCGCCGTCAACCGCCAGATCGACCTGGAGCTCTACGCCTCCTCCGGCTACCTGTCCGTGTCACACTATTTTGACCGCGATGATGTGGCTTTGAAGAACTCGGCCAAAGTCTTTCTTCACCAGTCTCGTGAAGAAAGGGAACATGCTGAGAAACTGATGAAGCTGCAGCACCAGCGGGGTGGCCGAATCTTCCCTCAGGATATCAAGAAACCAGACCGTGACGACTGGGAGAATGGGCTGAACGCAATGGAATGTGCGCTACACTTGGGAAAAAATGTGAATCAGGCACTACTGGAACTGCACAAACTGGCCACTGACAAAAATGACCCCCATGTGTGTGACTTCATCGAGACGCATGACCTGCATGAGCAGGTGAAATCCATCCAAGAATTGGGTGACCACGTAACCAACGTGCGCAAGATGGGGGCCCCCGGATCTGGCCTGGCAGAGTATCTCTTTGACAAGCACACCCTGGGAAGCAGGGATAGCGAGAGCTAAGCCTTAGGCTGGCTTCCTGTAGCCACAGGGGTGACTTCCCTGGTCACCAAGGCACTGCGTGCATGTTTGGGTTACCTTTACCTTTTCTAAAGTTGTACCAAAACATCTACAAGTTCTTTCCTTAGTACCATTCCTTCAAATAAAGTAATTTGgtaatcccccccccccacaaaaaaagacCCAGTAAGATCAAAGTAGAAATTACCTGGCTGTGGAGACACACAAAAATGCTTATATGCTGTAATAATTTAgtgttattattcttttcttaacACTTTTTCAGGTgttaagaataaaggaaataaaggggaaaaaatcactaTAAGATGATTTCAGATGTCTGCAAGTCACTCTGCTTAACATAACCATACTGGCCTCTAAAAACTCACAGGAAAAAGAATTCTATAGTCTAGAATCGTACTTTTGTGCTTCAGATTTCTTTCAATTAAAGTTAACTTCAATAATgctactttattttattctgcAGTGATTTCAGGAAGATGCTGGAGAAAGGACTTAAACGTGAGAGGTGGGGATGAAACATTGTTTTCTATGAAGAAAACCACTGAGTAGGTTCCAAACTTACAGATTTGGGGGAGGCCTATGAAATCTGTCACGTTTTATTTTTCCACCATAATCAGGGAGAACCATTCCCCTTGTGGAAATTCTTCAGGTCAGACTTGCCCTGGGCCAGGTCACAGACACTGGCCCCCATTTACTGACATAACTGCTCACTTCCGTTTATCAGACACCTGCTAAGGGCTGGGCTTTGCGTCTGACCCTCCATGTGAATTTTCCGTAGTTCTCACAGCCATCTTGCCAGGACACATTGTTTTTGACAATTTATACATTAAAAGCACTGACATTCGAGAACATTAACTTTCCTGAGATGACACAGCTAGTGAATGGAATAGCCAAAATTCAACCTAAAAGCCCAACTCCAAAACCCAGCTCCCCTCCACAGTACGATGCTGTCAAGCTATTTCAGAAACACTTTAATTCATCCCAGCACATTTTCTGTAAAGCTAAGACATCATCCTACTATTTCTTTCGCTGCCTCTTCTGTCTCCGTTCACCAGCAAATATGTTCCCACCTTCTGGTAAGCGATCTCTCACAGCTCTCCTACTCTAAGTCCAAGAGGGGCGGCCCAGAGGTTGGGATACAAGCAGTCTGGCCAGTTGGTAACGTTCCAGTCCTTTTACGTGGAGTGATCTGTCCAGGTGTGAACCCCTAGGACTCAGTCCCAGGCTTTTGGTGGAACTGTGACGGAAGGGTGAGATGTAAACCTAGAGCCTGGAGATGCGGGCAGTCGTCTTGCTGTTTGGAAAAGTGCCTGCAAACGAAGGCACCACAGAGGCCAGAGATGACAGGGGCCCAACCCTGAACCCGGGCTGCTTGCACCCTGAACCTCACCTGGAGCAGGGTCTGCTCCTTCGCAGTTATGTGAACTataaacttcctttttttcccccgtAAGCAACTGTGAGGTGGGTTTCCTGTCTTTTGTAACCCTTCATAACATGCTGCCCTACTTGTTTAAAAATGGATAGTTCACCGCGGCTGGTGGGATTGCACAAGGGTGCGGCCACTCTGGATGAGGAATTTAAATGTAACACGGGTGACTTACAGTACAACTGAGCGACTCCAGTGCTAGGATCTGAAAACATGGTTCACACAGCATCTGGCAGACGAATGCTCACAGCACCACTGGTTCACAATGTCCTCAAAGTGGAAAAAACCCCAgtccatccactgatggacagGTTTTTCAACATGTGGTTTACCCACGTGGTGGATCACTGCTCAGTGAAAAGCAATGAGGTAGTGGTCCGTGCTACGCCATGGATAACCCCCAAAAACGCTATGCTGCATGAAAGAAGCTGgtcataaaagaccacatagcatatgattccatttacatgaagtgtCCCAAAGAGACAAATCCagagtagatgagtggttgccaggggctggggaggcagggggagccGGGAGTAAGTGTGGATACAGGGttacttttgggggtgatggaaatgtttcaaattatatagtggtgatgcttgcacaactttgtaaatatCCTAAAAACCACGGAAATGTCCACTTTCAATGGGTGAAATTCTATGgggtgtgaattatatctcaataaagctattattctatttatagtttGACTTTTCAAAAATCTAATTATATTTATAGTTCAACTTTACTACTTTACTGATGAAAATATAACTTTAGAGTATATGAAGGATTTCCTCTAACTATATGATTCCAAATTGTCCTATATAAAACACTGTACAATAATGTTCTTTTAATGAAGATAAAAAATCATCAAggaaaaattacaaaggaaacaaaaataacaaagacaATTACATAATTTTGATATTTCACAAGACATAATTAGATTTTTCTATAAAGTTCAGCTAAACAACTATAcagttatatttaaataaatccaTTTGTTTTATACAAAAGAAATACCCTAACACAGTAGAGTTTTGTAATGCCTTGGTGAACACCAATTTGATGCTTTAagattttaatgtgttgttaacAAATTTTCAAACTCAGGCAAGTTTAGAAATATCTTCATATTGAATTCCTTCAACTCTGCGTCCTTTTAAAGGGCcctacaaatgaaaataattgaagaagAGGTTAAAAACACACATGTACTCAGAAGATAAGAAAAGGACATACACTTCTGGATACAATTTGCCTTTTCCACATTCCTAAGATACCATGAAGGAAGCGGACAGCTTTACAcatctgtgaattttaaaaatactctatagTACCCTCATCAAGAACTGGCCAGtttcttcattgctctgtgaCTTGTGTTATCACTAGACCTGTGGCTGAGACCTGCTAGCCGCTCCGCATCTCTTCTGCTGCCTGGATAAAGGCACACTTGCTGGCCCACCCCGTGCTCAGGCGTGGCCGTAAGATGCAGCTCCAGCCCATGGAAGGGAACAGAAGGGATGTGGGCCACCTCCAGGCCCAGGCCACACTCCCCTCCACGCACAACCGTCACGCTCCCCGTGGCCTGTCTGAGCACATGGACGTGGAAGCTGTCAAAGCCCCGCGCGAAGGTGGTAGAGACACAGAAGGACCCTGGGCTCACAAATCACCTCTAAGAAAAGAGCCGTTCGCTGATCAAGAACACCCATTTTGGATTTCGAAATTTGAAGTCAATTTCTATCATGTTTGtgccatgtttttttttaatagcaaatacCATTATTTTAAGCAACACAAATTCTCATACTCAAATATACTCATCTAGTTTAGCTGTGACAGGCTGGTCTTATTACAGAAAATGAGTCTaacctgaaatatattttcttcttcccttcatttCCAACAAAAAGGGAAAGCGGAAAGAAAACCGGATTAATGAAAGATGATACCTGTCATAAAAGCTGATCCAACCTGGGAACACAAAGGCTAAGAATATGGGCTCTGGACCCAGACCGCCCAAGTTCACACCCCACCCTTAGCAGATGACGTAACCCCTCAGTGACCCATTATCTCCTAAAGGGAAAGGACAACAGTACCTGCATTACTGGGTTGTTGGGAAATGAGTCAGCACATATAAAGTGTTGCGAATGATACCTGGAACATACTATGAACATAAGCTCAATAATTCTCAACTCTTATTACTGTttggttaaaatttaaaagccGGTCCTCTCCACTGCAAAACATAAAAAGATGAAGATAACTCTACCCTGGGCtgagatttttaacatttttttaccGAGAATCATACCTtcctttaaaaattccttttaaaatgtatttcttttaatatgcAATGATAAAGCATGACTCAGATTGACTCCTTCATTATCAAGTTTAAAGGTCGAAGGTCAATTACATTTCTGTGATAAGAAGGCCAGGCAGGGGATAAAGCAGGTAACCACACGTGGATTAATTAGGCAAGTAGCTAAAAAGCTGGGGCTGGTTTTGAACAATTGTGtgagctattttaaaaaaatctgcttaataaatgtgtaaatttcaaatattatgaTACTGATACTAAAATTTAAGAGGCCAGAAATATCAAAAATAGGAGGAACCACTGGAAAAGTTCATGTTTTTTAGGGCACTGACTTGGAAAAAACACGGGCACGTAGAGACAGGCTGACCGACAATAGGCCTCCTTCAACAGAGGCTGGctgcaaaagagaaagaaaaaaccaaacattTGCATGTGGGTTTCCTCTCCCAAGAGCACACGCTGCTTTGCAATCAGCCAGAAAGACTTTCCGTGCAGATCCCTGCCGAGGTTCTGTCTCAGGCCAGCTTGGAGAGTAACAAAAGCATTAGAGGGGAGGACGGAGCTGAGGGTTCACAGTGAGGCTCTCGAGACTCATACAGCCTGGAAACCAAAGGTGTGGATGGAACCTAGGAGATCCTCAACAGCACTGAGTCACTGTTTCCCTTAGATGAAAACGAGAAGCAAGGTCTAAGTTGCATTGTATAGTGAAATTAAAAAGTGGAGGAGATTCACCCTGCCAAGGAAATGTGAGCGTTTCCACGATCTTATGCTGattgaatcagaaaaaaaaaaaacttcaatctGCTCATTTAGTCAGATAAATAAATTTCCTACTGACAGGTGACATACcctgttgctttttttccccttagagtTATGTTAGTTGGTGATTAGGTTAGTATTTTCAGGGACAgcaaaaaaaatgcttaatttaCTGAAAAGTGATTTCTTTCAAATAAGGACCTAAATAGTTTTTCTAGAAAGCTTTCCTGAGACAACATTCTCGAGCCAGTTCATAGGTGGCCGTAGGGGACCTTAAAGAGAACACATAAAATGTGGCAGTTGACATGCAATTCCTTGGAGAGAGCCCAGACTGTCATCAGACTCTTCAGGAAGTCGATTACTCCCGCAAACACTAGAACTCCTTTGCcccttccaccacgtgaggacacgtGAACCAGGAAACAGGCCCTCAGCAGACACCAAAGCTGTCTgggccttgatcttggacttccagcctccagaactgtgcgaAATAAACTTCTTCTGTTTCTAAAGCCaccccagtctatggtattttgttacagcagcctgaacagattcagacacacacagaatttcttttgtaatcagaaaataaaatgctttagtAATGTCAGTCATTAGAGAAAATAAGCTTATAGATTTCCAAACAGGACAAAAGGCAAacagaaaattcttaaaataccAATCCAATGAAAAAACACCACggcacattttaaaagcattttgaaatttcTGTCTTTGTGTAAACATACTTACGGTTTCAATGACTATAGTAGCTGAAAAAGTCTTCTCATTGATGGATTCTAGGGTACCTTCATTTCCTCTGTAGCCTCCGTTTAAAACAAGAATTCTTTTTCCTGCAACAGAAAAGGGTTAACACTTAATGCAAAGAAAATAGCcactttcttctactttcttaAAGCCAAATGCAATTACACTGAATCaacataatggaaaacaaaaccttCTCTTGGAAGTTCTTAATCATTTAATAGCTGTATGATTCTAAAGTAcagtttgtagatattttgattaCCATAACATTACAAGACTCCTCattttttccacttatttatcAGAGTGTTTTAATTTTAGATCAAGAGCCCAGAAGTAATCAGAAAAAGTTCAGctcactttaatttctcttttcacaAAAATGCAAACATACGCCTACATTTGACTGAGCCATTCTATCTCTAAAAATTCTTCCCACAGGAAAGAAATCACACATCCATACAAAGAcctgtacgtgaatgttcatatAGCAGTTTTGTTTGTCATGGCCAAGAACTGTAAACAACTCcaatgtccaccaacaggtgactggataaagaaaCGGGCACATCCACATAATGagatactcagcaataaaaaggaataaggtaTAGCTGCACacaacaacgtggatgaatccAAAACAGCATGCttggtgaaagaagccagacagaaacaGCACATGTGGTATGATTTTagttacataaaattctagaaaaacatGAGCTAACCTATAATGACGGAACGCAGATTTGGTGGCTGCCTGGGGGGGACAGGGGAGACAGCGGGGAGAGGAGGATTATAGAGGAAGCTGAGGAAATTCTGGAGGGTGATGGACACATCTGCTAACTTGATTGTAGGGATGGTTTTAATGGGAGAGATCACATGTTGAAACCTATCAAATTACACACTTTACACAGATGCAGTTTATGTCAATTAcagctcaataaagctgaaaaaaaaaagtgcacaattTCTAATccataaaatgaattttactttAGGGAGAAAGAATACAGGATCTGATAAACGTTAAGT
The window above is part of the Hippopotamus amphibius kiboko isolate mHipAmp2 chromosome 4, mHipAmp2.hap2, whole genome shotgun sequence genome. Proteins encoded here:
- the LOC130851925 gene encoding ferritin heavy chain-like; amino-acid sequence: MDAFQGQVLAESRRGFPLQRCSDGSRRSCSPLPPAAGRSEPAPATTSRRRSSAARPPASTTASPSQVRRNHHPDSDAAVNRQIDLELYASSGYLSVSHYFDRDDVALKNSAKVFLHQSREEREHAEKLMKLQHQRGGRIFPQDIKKPDRDDWENGLNAMECALHLGKNVNQALLELHKLATDKNDPHVCDFIETHDLHEQVKSIQELGDHVTNVRKMGAPGSGLAEYLFDKHTLGSRDSES